One Deltaproteobacteria bacterium DNA window includes the following coding sequences:
- a CDS encoding ChaN family lipoprotein yields the protein MRRTASTVLLLLAAACAGAGRDAVRAPAPLVWQAAHGRDHPLAGRIREVAAGRWIDEDALLDALAVADLVLVGERHDNPDHHALQARIVAGLVARGRRPAVAFEMLDAGDAPAIAGALAAPGDAAARAAALREAVAWDASGWPPFALYAPLFEAVLRARLPIVAANLPRSERHAIGHGGIAALPPARRAALGLDAPADPGERRALAEQIREAHCGHAPPAMLERMVDVQRAWNAQLARALASAAAATPDEAALLVASAAAATPDGSALLVAGNEHVRRDRGAPRWLARFAPRAHVASVGLLEIDPDDPAADPSAGAPFDYVWLTPRADLADPCEKYRESLEKLRAPP from the coding sequence ATGCGCCGCACGGCCAGCACCGTCCTGCTGCTGCTCGCGGCCGCCTGCGCCGGAGCCGGGCGGGACGCGGTTCGCGCTCCCGCACCCCTCGTGTGGCAGGCCGCCCATGGCCGCGACCACCCGCTCGCCGGCCGGATCCGCGAGGTCGCCGCCGGCCGCTGGATCGACGAGGACGCGCTGCTCGACGCGCTCGCCGTGGCCGACCTCGTGCTGGTGGGCGAGCGCCACGACAACCCCGACCACCACGCGCTCCAGGCGCGCATCGTCGCAGGCCTCGTCGCCCGCGGCCGCCGCCCCGCCGTCGCCTTCGAGATGCTCGACGCCGGCGACGCTCCCGCGATCGCAGGGGCCCTCGCGGCGCCGGGCGACGCCGCCGCCCGCGCCGCCGCGCTGCGCGAAGCGGTCGCCTGGGACGCGAGCGGCTGGCCGCCCTTCGCCCTCTACGCGCCGCTCTTCGAGGCCGTCCTCCGGGCCCGGCTCCCGATCGTCGCGGCCAACCTGCCGCGCAGCGAGCGGCACGCGATCGGCCACGGCGGCATCGCAGCGCTCCCGCCCGCGCGGCGCGCCGCGCTCGGCCTCGACGCGCCCGCCGATCCCGGAGAGCGCCGCGCCCTCGCCGAGCAGATCCGCGAGGCCCACTGCGGCCACGCGCCCCCTGCGATGCTCGAGCGCATGGTGGACGTGCAGCGTGCCTGGAACGCACAGCTCGCCCGCGCCCTCGCCAGCGCCGCCGCCGCGACACCGGACGAGGCCGCGCTGCTCGTCGCCAGCGCCGCCGCCGCGACACCGGACGGGAGCGCGCTGCTCGTGGCCGGCAACGAGCACGTGCGACGAGACCGCGGTGCCCCGCGCTGGCTCGCGCGCTTCGCCCCCCGAGCGCACGTCGCGAGCGTCGGCCTGCTCGAGATCGACCCGGACGACCCGGCGGCCGATCCCAGCGCGGGCGCACCCTTCGACTACGTCTGGCTCACCCCGCGCGCCGACCTCGCCGACCCCTGCGAGAAGTACCGCGAGTCGCTCGAGAAGCTGCGCGCCCCGCCCTGA
- a CDS encoding LUD domain-containing protein, which yields MRALPLRSRGLELPIDRRAAAVLPEAALARHDAAVWQLRVKRDAAVAAVPDFEALRTRAAALKDHALDHLDLLLERFEAQARAAGAVVHWASDARGLCETVEALLRAHGATLVVKSKSMLTEECGLNPWLEARGFEVVDTDLGERIVQLGHEPPSHLIVPAIHRTRGEIGALFERTMGSPAGETDPARLMAVAREALRARFLVAQAGISGANFAIAETGSLVLVTNEGNADLGTALPPLHVACVGIEKLVPTLDDAAVLLRLLARSATGQPISAYTTVLTGPRPGGELHVVLVDNGRSRLLAHPGRRRLLRCIRCGACLNTCPVYRRAGGHAYGTAVGGPIGAALAPALAPQEGGSLPWASSLCGSCTAVCPVRIDLHEQLLAWRLDAPQPSPAIVRYARLAAYLLAHPRLWRAATRLARLAWPLLGTVPAIRRFSERFGVRQ from the coding sequence ATGAGGGCGCTGCCACTGCGGTCCCGCGGGCTCGAGCTGCCGATCGACCGGCGCGCGGCGGCGGTGCTGCCGGAGGCGGCGCTCGCGCGCCACGACGCGGCGGTGTGGCAGCTGCGGGTGAAGCGCGATGCGGCGGTGGCGGCGGTGCCGGACTTCGAGGCGCTGCGCACCCGCGCGGCGGCGCTGAAGGACCACGCCCTCGACCACCTCGACCTGCTGCTCGAGCGCTTCGAGGCGCAGGCGCGCGCGGCGGGCGCCGTCGTCCACTGGGCGAGCGACGCGCGCGGCCTGTGCGAGACGGTCGAGGCGCTGCTGCGCGCGCACGGCGCCACACTCGTCGTGAAGAGCAAGTCGATGCTCACGGAGGAGTGCGGTCTCAACCCGTGGCTCGAGGCGCGCGGGTTCGAGGTGGTCGACACCGACCTCGGCGAGCGCATCGTGCAGCTCGGGCACGAGCCGCCCTCACACCTGATCGTTCCGGCCATCCACCGCACGCGGGGCGAGATCGGCGCGCTCTTCGAGCGCACGATGGGAAGCCCCGCCGGCGAGACGGATCCCGCGCGGCTGATGGCCGTGGCGCGCGAGGCCCTGCGTGCCCGCTTCCTGGTGGCGCAGGCGGGGATCAGCGGTGCGAACTTCGCGATCGCCGAGACGGGCTCGCTCGTGCTCGTGACCAACGAGGGCAACGCGGATCTCGGAACCGCCCTACCCCCGCTGCACGTGGCCTGCGTCGGGATCGAGAAGCTGGTACCGACCCTCGACGACGCAGCGGTGTTGCTGCGCCTGCTGGCACGCAGCGCGACCGGCCAGCCGATCAGTGCCTACACGACCGTGCTGACGGGGCCGCGGCCAGGGGGTGAGCTGCACGTCGTGCTCGTCGACAACGGCCGCAGCCGCCTGCTCGCCCACCCCGGGCGGCGCCGCCTGCTGCGCTGCATCCGCTGCGGCGCCTGCCTCAACACCTGCCCGGTGTACCGGCGCGCCGGTGGCCATGCCTACGGCACCGCCGTGGGCGGTCCGATCGGTGCGGCGCTCGCGCCCGCGCTCGCGCCGCAAGAAGGGGGGTCGCTGCCCTGGGCCTCGTCGCTGTGCGGGAGCTGCACGGCGGTGTGCCCCGTCCGCATCGACCTGCACGAGCAGCTCCTCGCCTGGCGGCTCGACGCGCCGCAGCCCTCACCCGCAATCGTGCGCTACGCGCGGCTCGCGGCGTACCTGCTGGCGCACCCGCGCCTGTGGCGGGCCGCGACCCGCCTCGCCCGCCTCGCCTGGCCCCTCCTGGGGACAGTCCCGGCGATTCGGCGATTCTCGGAGCGGTTCGGAGTCCGGCAATGA
- a CDS encoding LUD domain-containing protein: MAHPGAHPAPAMDASWHAFAAGLASVGGAAYGPVARTALAGEALGIAREWAAGGRVVAEPSAAALLADPASPVPPGLELASAQAAPHAFADVAVAIVRGEVAAGECGAVAVLGRDAPQRALLFLAERVLILLDATRVAGDLHTAFRLLPPDALAAHHLTWISGPSKTADIEQTLVFGAHGPRGLAVLGYGDHARP; the protein is encoded by the coding sequence GTGGCGCATCCGGGTGCGCACCCCGCACCGGCGATGGACGCGAGCTGGCATGCGTTCGCGGCGGGGCTCGCGAGCGTGGGTGGCGCCGCCTACGGCCCGGTGGCGCGCACGGCGCTCGCCGGCGAGGCGCTCGGGATCGCGCGCGAGTGGGCGGCGGGCGGCCGGGTCGTGGCCGAGCCGTCGGCGGCCGCGCTGCTCGCCGATCCGGCGTCCCCCGTGCCTCCCGGCCTCGAGCTCGCGAGCGCGCAGGCCGCGCCGCACGCGTTCGCCGACGTGGCCGTGGCGATCGTGCGGGGCGAGGTCGCTGCCGGCGAGTGCGGCGCCGTGGCGGTGCTCGGCCGCGACGCGCCCCAGCGCGCGCTGCTCTTCCTTGCCGAGCGCGTCCTGATCCTGCTCGACGCCACGCGGGTCGCCGGCGACCTGCACACGGCCTTCCGGCTGCTACCACCCGACGCGCTCGCTGCCCACCACCTGACCTGGATCAGCGGGCCCTCGAAGACCGCCGACATCGAGCAGACCCTGGTGTTCGGCGCGCACGGGCCGCGCGGGCTCGCGGTCCTCGGGTACGGCGACCACGCCCGGCCGTGA
- a CDS encoding ABC transporter ATP-binding protein, which produces MLAVEGLEVAYGAIRALRGVDFVVEPGEIVTLIGSNGAGKSTLLRAVSGLLRPAAGRITFEGRDVTGWRADRLVAAGISHVPEGRRIFANLSVRENLQMGGYLQPAREAEGLERVLALFPRLRERLAQPAGTLSGGEQQMLAIGRALMAEPRLLLLDEPSLGLAPLLVRQIFEIVGEINAQGTTVVLVEQNARQALRVARRAYVLETGVVALAGDASALEQDPRVREAYLGGAAG; this is translated from the coding sequence CTGCTCGCCGTCGAAGGCCTCGAGGTGGCCTATGGTGCGATCCGCGCCCTGCGCGGCGTCGACTTCGTCGTGGAGCCGGGCGAGATCGTGACGCTGATCGGCTCGAACGGAGCCGGGAAATCCACGCTCCTGCGCGCGGTGAGCGGACTGCTGCGCCCGGCGGCGGGCCGCATCACCTTCGAGGGCCGCGACGTGACGGGCTGGCGCGCGGACCGCCTCGTTGCCGCTGGCATCTCGCACGTGCCCGAAGGCCGGCGCATCTTCGCGAACCTCAGCGTGCGCGAGAACCTCCAGATGGGCGGCTATCTGCAGCCCGCGCGCGAGGCGGAGGGGCTCGAGCGCGTGCTCGCGCTCTTCCCGCGCCTGCGCGAGCGCCTCGCCCAGCCGGCGGGCACGCTCTCGGGCGGCGAGCAGCAGATGCTCGCGATCGGCCGTGCCTTGATGGCGGAGCCGCGCCTGCTGCTCCTCGACGAGCCCTCGCTCGGCCTGGCTCCCCTGCTGGTCCGGCAGATCTTCGAGATCGTGGGCGAGATCAACGCCCAGGGCACGACCGTGGTGCTGGTCGAGCAGAACGCGCGCCAGGCGCTGCGCGTGGCGCGGCGGGCCTACGTGCTCGAGACGGGCGTGGTGGCGCTCGCCGGCGACGCCAGCGCGCTCGAACAGGACCCGCGTGTGCGCGAGGCGTACCTGGGCGGCGCGGCGGGCTGA
- a CDS encoding ABC transporter ATP-binding protein: MTSPEPHPTSELLALDGVTVRFGGLTAVSGLDLRVGAHELVALIGPNGAGKTTAFNVITGVYAPAAGRVAFDGVEIGGWRPSRICRRGIARTFQNIRLFRGLSALENVQAALSGAHRSGLRDVVRGPAWRRTEAAHAARARELLARVGLERFAEGRADSLPYGEQRRLEIARALATGPRLLLLDEPAAGMNPSEKEALREFVAHVRREFGIAIVLIDHDIPFVMNLCDRVAVLDHGEKIAEGTPEAVRRDPKVIEAYLGTGEAA, translated from the coding sequence GTGACCTCGCCCGAGCCGCACCCCACGAGCGAGCTGCTGGCGCTCGACGGCGTGACGGTCCGCTTCGGCGGCCTCACCGCGGTGTCGGGGCTCGACCTGCGGGTCGGCGCCCACGAGCTCGTGGCGCTGATCGGGCCGAACGGCGCCGGCAAGACCACGGCCTTCAACGTGATCACCGGCGTCTACGCGCCGGCCGCGGGGCGTGTCGCCTTCGACGGGGTCGAGATCGGCGGCTGGCGGCCGAGCCGGATCTGCCGGCGCGGCATCGCGCGCACCTTCCAGAACATCCGCCTCTTCCGCGGCCTCAGCGCGCTCGAGAACGTGCAGGCGGCGCTCTCCGGCGCGCATCGTTCGGGCCTGCGCGACGTCGTGCGCGGTCCGGCCTGGCGCCGCACCGAGGCCGCCCACGCCGCGCGCGCGCGCGAGCTGCTCGCGCGCGTCGGGCTCGAGCGCTTCGCCGAAGGACGCGCGGACTCGCTGCCCTATGGCGAGCAGCGCCGCCTCGAGATCGCCCGTGCGCTCGCCACGGGCCCGAGGCTCCTGCTCCTCGACGAGCCGGCCGCCGGCATGAACCCGTCCGAGAAGGAGGCGCTGCGCGAGTTCGTGGCGCACGTGCGCCGTGAGTTCGGCATCGCGATCGTGCTGATCGACCACGACATCCCCTTCGTGATGAACCTCTGCGACCGTGTCGCGGTGCTGGACCACGGCGAGAAGATCGCCGAGGGCACGCCCGAGGCCGTGCGGCGCGACCCCAAGGTGATCGAGGCGTACCTGGGAACCGGGGAAGCCGCGTGA
- a CDS encoding branched-chain amino acid ABC transporter permease: MRARGLLGVAAAIVLLALADWALPQILNRYYLTILVRILVAVLAATSLQLVNGFTGQFSIGHAGFMAVGAYVSAAFSVYLGAGWLASLAAVLPAGIARLAYFPLPLLAGGLAASLAGLVVGVPSLRLRGDYLAIATLGFGEIIRIAILNVDTVGGARGFSLSAPAGVDLRYEGIGVIGAVVALSVFVMARLVYSAGGLAFRAVREDETAAEAMGIPTTRVKVEAFVVASFFAGVAGALFAHAEGYVHTNSFTFVRSFEIVAFVVLGGLGSLTGAALAAAVLTAAPELLRGLGEWRMILYSLLIIVTMILRPQGLLGSRELSLRWLRPRSTAVAGRPG, encoded by the coding sequence GTGCGGGCGCGGGGCCTGCTCGGCGTGGCGGCGGCGATCGTGCTGCTCGCGCTCGCGGACTGGGCGCTTCCCCAGATCCTGAACCGCTACTACCTGACGATCCTGGTCCGGATCCTGGTCGCGGTGCTCGCGGCCACGAGTCTCCAGCTCGTGAACGGCTTCACCGGCCAGTTCTCGATCGGGCATGCGGGCTTCATGGCGGTCGGCGCCTACGTGTCGGCGGCCTTCAGCGTGTACCTGGGTGCGGGCTGGCTCGCGAGCCTGGCGGCCGTCCTGCCCGCCGGGATCGCGCGGCTCGCCTACTTCCCGCTGCCCCTGCTGGCGGGCGGGCTCGCGGCGTCGCTCGCGGGGCTGGTGGTCGGGGTGCCGTCGCTGCGCCTGCGCGGCGACTACCTCGCGATCGCGACGCTCGGCTTCGGCGAGATCATCCGGATCGCGATCCTGAACGTCGACACGGTGGGCGGCGCGCGCGGCTTCTCGCTCTCGGCGCCGGCGGGCGTGGACCTGCGCTACGAGGGGATCGGCGTGATCGGCGCGGTGGTGGCGCTCTCGGTGTTCGTGATGGCCAGGCTCGTCTATTCCGCGGGCGGGCTCGCCTTCCGCGCCGTGCGCGAGGACGAGACGGCGGCCGAGGCGATGGGGATTCCCACGACGCGCGTGAAGGTCGAGGCCTTCGTGGTCGCGAGCTTCTTCGCGGGCGTGGCGGGAGCGCTCTTCGCGCACGCCGAGGGCTACGTCCACACCAACAGCTTCACCTTCGTGCGCTCCTTCGAGATCGTGGCCTTCGTGGTGCTCGGCGGGCTCGGCTCGCTGACCGGCGCGGCGCTCGCCGCCGCCGTCCTGACCGCCGCTCCCGAGCTGCTGCGCGGGCTCGGGGAGTGGCGGATGATCCTCTACTCGCTCCTCATCATCGTGACGATGATCCTGCGCCCGCAGGGGCTCCTGGGCTCGCGCGAGCTGTCGTTGCGCTGGCTGCGCCCGCGGAGCACGGCCGTCGCGGGGAGGCCCGGGTGA
- a CDS encoding branched-chain amino acid ABC transporter permease produces MEQFLQQLLNGIAWGGIYALIALGYTMVYGVLRLINFAHGEVYMVGAMTGYYVAHALGLARQSSLAGLLVVLAAAMAVCALLGATIERVAYRPLRSAPRLAPLITAIGVSLLLQNAGQLVFGADPKFFPPLLQAREVLRVGALAVSNIQLTVVATALVLMAALQLVVMRTRFGRAMRAVSVDAPAAALMGVPVDRVITGTFVLGSALAAAAGILVGLSNPKIDPLMGLLPGLKAFVAAVLGGIGSIPGAMVGGLLLGIVETLVAGYLSSTYRDAIAFVILIAILLYRPTGLFGSEPAEKV; encoded by the coding sequence GTGGAGCAGTTCCTCCAGCAGCTCCTGAACGGGATCGCCTGGGGCGGCATCTACGCGCTGATCGCGCTCGGCTACACGATGGTGTACGGCGTGTTGCGCCTCATCAACTTCGCCCACGGCGAGGTGTACATGGTGGGCGCGATGACCGGCTACTACGTGGCGCACGCGCTCGGGCTCGCTCGCCAGTCCTCGCTCGCCGGCCTGCTCGTCGTGCTGGCGGCCGCCATGGCCGTCTGCGCGCTGCTCGGGGCCACGATCGAGCGCGTCGCGTACCGGCCGCTGCGCTCTGCGCCGCGGCTCGCGCCGCTGATCACCGCGATCGGCGTCTCGCTGCTGCTCCAGAACGCCGGGCAGCTCGTCTTCGGCGCCGACCCCAAGTTCTTCCCGCCGCTCCTGCAGGCGCGCGAGGTGCTCCGGGTCGGCGCGCTCGCGGTCTCGAACATCCAGCTCACCGTGGTGGCGACGGCGCTCGTGCTGATGGCGGCCCTGCAGCTCGTCGTGATGCGCACCCGCTTCGGGCGGGCGATGCGCGCGGTCTCCGTCGACGCGCCGGCCGCGGCGCTGATGGGCGTCCCGGTGGACCGCGTGATCACCGGCACCTTCGTGCTCGGCTCGGCGCTCGCGGCCGCGGCGGGCATCCTGGTCGGGCTCTCGAACCCGAAGATCGACCCGCTGATGGGCCTGCTCCCCGGCCTCAAGGCCTTCGTCGCGGCCGTGCTCGGCGGGATCGGCAGCATCCCCGGCGCGATGGTCGGCGGGCTGCTGCTCGGGATCGTCGAGACGCTGGTCGCCGGCTACCTGTCGAGCACCTATCGCGACGCGATCGCCTTCGTGATCCTGATCGCGATCCTGCTCTACCGGCCGACGGGCCTGTTCGGCAGCGAGCCGGCGGAGAAGGTCTAG
- a CDS encoding ABC transporter substrate-binding protein: MKAPSIGLRRLAALVLAGALAAALACGRGGESTSSGAAAGGGVGPIAVGHFASLTGDTATFGQSTDAGIRLAVEEINAAGGVLGRPIEVISEDDRSVTEEARTAAQKLIQRDEVVALLGEVASSRSMAAAPEAQRAGVPMISPASTNPKVTEVGDYVFRTCFIDPFQGAVMARFAFEDLGARKVAILSDFKQDYSVGLADFFRKKFRELGGTIVADERYTSGDIEFRAQLTTIRAAEPDAVFVPGYYTEVGLIAKQARELGLDVPLLGGDGWDSTKTLEIGGKAVEGYYFSNHYAADSDSPKVQDFVRRFEAKVGSKPDAMAALGYDAAGILADAIRRAGTTDGPALRDAIAATRDYDGVTGRITIDRERNARKDAVVLKIEDGRFRFFRSVPAS; encoded by the coding sequence ATGAAGGCACCGTCGATCGGGCTGCGCCGCCTGGCGGCGCTCGTGCTCGCGGGCGCGCTCGCCGCGGCACTCGCCTGCGGCCGGGGCGGCGAGAGCACCTCCTCGGGCGCGGCGGCGGGCGGCGGCGTCGGGCCGATCGCGGTCGGCCACTTCGCGTCGCTCACCGGCGACACGGCCACCTTCGGGCAGAGCACCGACGCCGGCATCCGGCTCGCGGTCGAGGAGATCAACGCCGCGGGGGGCGTGCTCGGGCGTCCGATCGAGGTGATCTCCGAGGACGACCGCTCCGTCACCGAGGAGGCCCGCACCGCCGCCCAGAAGCTGATCCAGCGCGACGAGGTGGTGGCGCTGCTCGGCGAGGTCGCGAGCTCGCGCTCGATGGCGGCGGCGCCGGAGGCACAGCGCGCCGGGGTCCCGATGATCTCGCCCGCCTCCACGAACCCGAAGGTGACCGAGGTCGGCGACTACGTCTTCCGCACCTGCTTCATCGATCCCTTCCAGGGCGCCGTCATGGCGCGCTTCGCCTTCGAGGACCTGGGCGCGCGCAAGGTCGCGATCCTCTCCGACTTCAAGCAGGACTACTCGGTCGGGCTCGCCGACTTCTTCCGCAAGAAGTTCCGTGAGCTCGGCGGCACGATCGTGGCCGACGAGCGCTACACGAGCGGCGACATCGAGTTCCGCGCGCAGCTCACGACGATCCGCGCTGCCGAGCCCGACGCCGTCTTCGTGCCCGGCTACTACACCGAGGTCGGGTTGATCGCCAAGCAGGCCCGCGAGCTCGGCCTCGACGTGCCGCTGCTCGGCGGTGACGGCTGGGACTCGACGAAGACGCTCGAGATCGGCGGCAAGGCCGTCGAGGGCTACTACTTCTCGAACCACTACGCGGCGGACTCCGACAGCCCGAAGGTGCAGGACTTCGTCCGGCGCTTCGAAGCGAAGGTCGGGAGCAAGCCCGACGCGATGGCGGCGCTCGGCTACGACGCTGCCGGGATCCTGGCCGACGCGATCCGGCGCGCGGGCACCACCGACGGGCCAGCGCTGCGTGACGCCATCGCCGCCACCCGGGACTACGACGGGGTCACGGGCCGGATCACGATCGACCGCGAGCGCAACGCGCGCAAGGACGCCGTGGTGTTGAAGATCGAGGACGGGCGCTTCCGCTTCTTCCGCTCCGTGCCCGCGAGCTGA
- a CDS encoding VOC family protein: protein MSLAKQTTATVIPCLRYRDAPKAIDWLCRAFGFEKQLVVPDEQGGIAHAQLSFGHGMIMLGSASRHAGDAYGALVRTAAEVGGVSTQTVYAIVGDVDAHCARARAAGAEIVLPLEDKDYGGRDYTCRDLEGNVWSFGSYDPWAG from the coding sequence ATGTCCCTCGCGAAGCAGACCACGGCGACCGTGATCCCCTGCCTGCGCTACCGGGACGCGCCCAAGGCCATCGACTGGCTGTGTCGCGCGTTCGGCTTCGAGAAGCAGCTCGTGGTCCCCGACGAACAGGGCGGCATCGCGCACGCCCAGCTCTCGTTCGGCCACGGCATGATCATGCTCGGCTCCGCCAGCCGGCACGCGGGCGACGCCTACGGCGCGCTGGTACGGACCGCCGCGGAGGTGGGCGGCGTCTCGACCCAGACCGTCTACGCGATCGTCGGCGACGTCGACGCCCACTGCGCGCGCGCCCGCGCGGCGGGCGCCGAGATCGTGCTGCCCCTCGAGGACAAGGACTACGGCGGCCGTGACTACACCTGCCGCGACCTCGAGGGCAACGTGTGGAGCTTCGGCAGCTACGACCCGTGGGCGGGGTGA
- the asnS gene encoding asparagine--tRNA ligase translates to MIPPSERIAEVLAREAAGGRVLVRGWLRTARHTKGVSFLELGDGSCMAGLQVVAGPELANYESELRGLVTGCAVEAAGELVASPAAGQRFELRAERVALVGPVGDDYPLQKKRHSFEYLRTIGHLRLRTNTLGAVLRVRHAAARAIRRFFDERGFLELQAPIVTASDAEGAGAQFRVTTIHPGEPPRTADGAVDWSRDFFGRPTYLTVSGQLEAEIAALALSRVYTFGPTFRAEPSNTSRHLAEFWMIEPELAFCDLDGNVELAEAFLRQVVRELLDRCGEDLAFFDERIERGLRDALAHVADTPFERMTYTEAVSRLERSGKTFEYPVSWGADLQSEHERWLSEEHVRRPLVVTDYPRQVKAFYMYLNDDERTVRAMDVLVPRVGEIVGGSQREHRAGVLERRMRETGLDPAPYWWYLELRRHGGVPHAGFGLGFERLLQFVTGMANIRDVIPFPRTPGSAEF, encoded by the coding sequence GTGATCCCGCCCTCGGAGCGCATCGCCGAAGTGCTGGCGCGCGAAGCGGCCGGCGGGCGCGTGCTCGTGCGGGGCTGGCTGCGCACGGCGCGCCACACGAAGGGCGTCTCCTTCCTCGAGCTCGGCGACGGCTCGTGCATGGCCGGCCTCCAGGTCGTCGCCGGGCCGGAGCTCGCGAACTACGAGAGCGAGCTGCGCGGGCTCGTGACCGGCTGCGCGGTGGAGGCGGCGGGCGAGCTGGTGGCGTCACCGGCCGCGGGCCAGCGCTTCGAGCTGCGCGCCGAGCGGGTCGCCCTCGTGGGCCCGGTCGGCGACGACTACCCGCTCCAGAAGAAGCGCCACTCCTTCGAGTACCTGCGCACGATCGGGCACCTGCGCCTGCGCACCAACACGCTGGGGGCGGTGCTGCGCGTGCGCCACGCCGCCGCCCGCGCGATCCGGCGCTTCTTCGACGAGCGCGGCTTCCTCGAGCTCCAGGCGCCGATCGTGACCGCCTCCGACGCCGAGGGCGCCGGCGCGCAGTTCCGGGTCACCACGATCCACCCCGGCGAGCCGCCGCGGACCGCGGACGGCGCGGTCGACTGGAGCCGGGACTTCTTCGGGCGGCCCACCTACCTCACCGTGTCGGGCCAGCTCGAGGCGGAGATCGCGGCGCTCGCGCTCTCGCGCGTCTACACCTTCGGTCCCACCTTCCGGGCCGAGCCCTCCAACACGAGCCGCCACCTCGCCGAGTTCTGGATGATCGAGCCGGAGCTGGCCTTCTGCGACCTCGACGGCAACGTCGAGCTCGCCGAGGCCTTCCTGCGCCAGGTGGTGCGCGAGCTGCTCGACCGCTGCGGCGAGGACCTGGCCTTCTTCGACGAGCGCATCGAACGGGGCCTGCGCGACGCCCTCGCCCACGTCGCCGACACGCCCTTCGAGCGCATGACCTACACCGAAGCGGTGTCACGGCTCGAGCGGAGCGGCAAGACCTTCGAGTACCCGGTGTCGTGGGGCGCCGACCTCCAGAGCGAGCACGAGCGCTGGCTCAGCGAGGAGCACGTCCGGAGGCCCCTCGTCGTGACCGACTACCCGCGCCAGGTGAAGGCCTTCTACATGTACCTGAACGACGACGAGCGCACGGTGCGCGCGATGGACGTGCTCGTCCCGCGGGTGGGCGAGATCGTCGGCGGCTCGCAGCGCGAGCACCGCGCCGGCGTCCTCGAGCGGCGCATGCGCGAGACGGGCCTCGACCCGGCGCCCTACTGGTGGTACCTGGAGCTCCGCCGCCACGGCGGCGTCCCGCACGCCGGCTTCGGCCTCGGCTTCGAGCGCCTGCTCCAGTTCGTCACCGGCATGGCCAACATCCGCGACGTGATCCCGTTTCCGCGCACGCCGGGGTCGGCGGAGTTCTGA
- a CDS encoding pyridoxal phosphate-dependent aminotransferase — MPRAPRVAPAVAELPGAVYSPLGERLRSRVGPVFPLHVGDTWRDPFEGGRMEDLAQAAHPGMNRYSATHGVPELVDALVEKVRLRNGLACERDGLLVTGGATAGLSHVVGALTEPGDEVLILSPFWPLIRGIVQGWRARAVEVPFHDRVGSAAEAVAAVAALTTKRTVALYVSTPSNPTGRVLPADQLEALARFAERENLWLVADEVYEDLLYRGEHVSIGRFAPERTVTAFSFSKSYGMAGYRVAYVVGPPAVVHEIQKLHVHSTYCAPTPSQHAALRALRDGDTWLAETRHFYQRAGDDAARVLGVAAPDGSTFLFLDVSDRLDERGMLGFLEDVFEDGVVLAPGASAGRDYAGWVRLCFTAAPPEQVATAVRLLAKRLGIAAPATGSAAPA, encoded by the coding sequence ATGCCCCGCGCGCCCCGCGTCGCTCCCGCCGTCGCCGAGCTGCCCGGCGCCGTCTACTCGCCGCTCGGCGAGCGCCTGCGCAGCCGCGTCGGGCCGGTCTTCCCGCTCCACGTCGGCGACACCTGGCGCGATCCCTTCGAGGGTGGGCGCATGGAGGACCTGGCGCAGGCCGCCCACCCCGGGATGAACCGCTACAGCGCGACCCACGGCGTGCCGGAGCTGGTGGACGCGCTCGTCGAGAAGGTGCGCCTGCGCAACGGGCTCGCCTGCGAGCGCGACGGGCTCCTGGTGACGGGCGGCGCCACGGCCGGGCTCTCCCACGTCGTGGGCGCGCTCACCGAGCCGGGCGACGAGGTGCTGATCCTGTCGCCCTTCTGGCCCTTGATCCGCGGCATCGTGCAGGGCTGGCGCGCGCGCGCGGTCGAGGTGCCCTTCCACGATCGCGTCGGGTCGGCCGCGGAGGCGGTCGCCGCGGTGGCGGCGCTCACGACGAAGCGCACGGTCGCGCTCTACGTCTCGACCCCCTCGAACCCGACCGGGCGCGTGCTGCCCGCCGACCAGCTCGAGGCGCTCGCGCGCTTCGCCGAGCGCGAGAACCTGTGGCTCGTCGCCGACGAGGTCTACGAGGACCTGCTCTACCGCGGCGAGCACGTCTCGATCGGCCGCTTCGCGCCCGAGCGCACCGTGACCGCCTTCTCGTTCTCGAAGTCGTACGGGATGGCCGGCTACCGGGTCGCCTACGTGGTGGGCCCGCCTGCGGTGGTGCACGAGATCCAGAAGCTCCACGTCCACTCGACCTACTGCGCGCCGACGCCCTCGCAGCACGCGGCCCTGCGCGCGCTGCGCGACGGGGACACCTGGCTCGCCGAGACGCGCCACTTCTACCAGCGCGCCGGGGACGACGCCGCGAGGGTGCTGGGCGTGGCGGCGCCGGACGGCTCGACCTTCCTCTTCCTCGACGTCTCCGACCGGCTCGACGAGCGCGGCATGCTGGGCTTCCTCGAGGACGTCTTCGAGGACGGGGTCGTGCTGGCGCCGGGCGCCTCGGCGGGCCGTGACTACGCGGGCTGGGTGCGGCTGTGCTTCACGGCGGCGCCGCCCGAGCAGGTGGCCACCGCCGTGCGGCTGCTCGCGAAGCGGCTCGGGATCGCGGCGCCCGCGACCGGGAGCGCGGCACCCGCGTGA